Part of the Coregonus clupeaformis isolate EN_2021a chromosome 31, ASM2061545v1, whole genome shotgun sequence genome, cagtgggcaaacgtacaaaatcagcaggggatcaaatacatttttccctcactgtatcaaggGCATCACTATGGCTACCGGCTCACCTCAAACTTGGAAGTAAACTCAGCGAAAATTGCGAAAAAGGCCTCTGTGGAGGTGGCCTTGCTGTCCTCGCCGAAGTAAGAGGCCACCTTAGTGAACTCGTCCATGGCTCTCAGCTGCAGAGAGTCCAGAGACTGAACCGCTGGGTGACTGTTCTCCAGGAAGCCCTTTATCTCCAGGATCAAGGGTAAAACCGTCAAACTGTCAGACCATTTGAAGCACAGTGAAACATTCTGACTAGTAATATCCTGACTATTGTTATTTATGGTGTAATTATATAcaattacagtgtaattacttACTACTAATTACTACAGTGTGTTACTGTGTAGCACACGCTAACTATACTGTGTACTATGATTATATGTGCGTGTGACATGTTCTGTTGTGAAGggctttgttgttgttgataaaaGGATACACTCATGACGGCAGCGAAGTGGTCCTCAGCCGTGGCAGGGATCATCTGACAGGCTGTCctgatgtcctggatggtggaGTGGAGGTCACCCAGCTCAGCTGTCAGGACTCGCTGATTCACTGCAGAGAAATTTCAATAAAAAAAGTGAACCTCAGAGTCCAGCTGAAGGACAGAGCCAGGTAAAGAACATTGTGGGGTATCGTCTTACTGTACCTTTGGCTGCGAGTGGCACGGTTGTAAGGTCCCTGGCAAAGTTCAGCAGTTCCGGGAAGTGTTGGCATAGCGATTTGGCAAGAATGTGGAGGAAGGTGGATTTACCATCCACTGTTTTAGTGGTGCTGAGCTGTAAGAAGGAAGGTGCGATAGGATTTGGCATTAGAAAGAGGTCAACTCCAAGGCAAAGATAACACAAGGGGTTATCAAACCACTCCTCGGGGACCCCAAGTCGTTCAATGTATTTTTAACTATTCcacagctagcacacctgatacAAATTGTCAACTAATCctcaagcccttgactaggtgaatcaggtgagttagttcagggctacaacacaATTGAGAAACGTCTGGGtttcccagaggagaggtttgagaaccactgctatAGAGGCAAATGAGGTTAAATCACAGTCTGTGAGAGCATGAACATCCATCCATACCTCAGTGAGAAAGTTTATCTTAAAGCCAGTGGTTTTGTTTGTCTTGGGTTGACCATTATTCAGGTAATTCCCCATTGCCAGCACAAACTGTCGACAGAAACAGAGGTTTAGAAACAGTTTACAGGTAACacgacataataataataatatgccatttagcagacgcttttatccaaagcgacttacagtcatgcgtgcataatttttttttgtgtatgggtggtcccggggatcaaacccactaccttggcgttacaagcgccgtgctctaccagctgagctacagaggaccacgatacaTGATAGGACCAGAGGACCACAGGACATGATAAAAACATTATGCGTACCTCTGAGTCTGTTTCTTATTACCTTATCCTATATGATTTTACAGACAGACAAATCTTCAAAATTGCAATTCTTAACTGAATCATCTTGGTTCTTTGGTCTTAAATCATCCTGGTTCTTTAATAACCTTAGATTTTGACAGCACAGTACCataaataatatgaaataaacaAGATAGTTGTTTGCCATTTCTCAATCATTAAGCTACTATATTCCACTCTCATCGAGCGAGTTACAGTAGTTTTATTACCTCGAGGATCTTGGCCAGTTTCTTGCTGCTCCTGAGTTCCACTGAGGCCTTGTAGATACATTCGTATCCAGCCTTCatctcctctgtcttctcctgCAGGGTCGTCTTAAAATGGAGGCTCCGCAGACGAGTCTTATACTCAGGGACCATCAGCATCTGGGCACACACAGATTATGAACTTGAAAAATATTGTTACTATTGCTAGTATAGTAGCATACTACTGTagtaaactactactatattatacagtaaaatactgaaatatatatttttttacattctaGCCACAGCCtagagccctcaaactcaactctggacctctaAGCCAGTTCACCTGGCACACCAGTTAATTATCAGATAGAACAGAAAGCCAGCAGTCTCTGGACATCGTAGGATAAGAGTTGAACACTCCTGGCCTAGAGGGATTGACTGGGCCAATATAGACAATGTCATTGGCTGAAACCACCAGTGGCTCCCGACccaccatttgggacacattgaCACAACAGTGTCTCAGTTACCTGCAGGACAAACTGGTCAGGGTCGCTAAGTTTGGCGGAGTCCTGGTCGAAGCGTTGGTACTGTTTGACCTCCTGGTCATCGGGGGCGTAGAGCAGCAGCTGCTTGATGTGGGCTGGCTCTAGCCTGTCTGTGGTCATTGTCATCAGTACCTTGCGCAGCTCACCTGGAGACAGCTTCAGGTGGGCGATCAGGATGgctggggagaggaggaatggaatggagggatggaggagacaaGGTTTATTTGGATCTGTTACATTAGCAActgatactcttcctggggttcacaGAAAACACAGTACAAAACAGTCATTGACAATAAATACAGACCTTCATtgatcaaaaacaacaacaacaccattCAATTGCTTCTGTAAAAATCCGTGTTTGAGCCACCTGGCCCAAAGGGTAAGTTCAGATCATTGAGATAAAGGTTCAGATCCCTGGGGGCTACGGCATGGTCATACTCACAGGCGTTGTAGGCCTTCTTATAAGACAGAATCTCTACCACGTCTTTCTTTTTAAAGCTCTCGGGCAGGAAGACTGGCTCTGGAAGAGAGACTGACACATTTAATCACAGTGTAAGGAtgctgctctccaggcaccaggGTTGGAAACACTAACAGGCACTAAAGATGGATGGGtaatgagagaagagagggagggatgggatgggaggtggTGCCGTATGGAGAATGGATTTGATGAGCAGGTGAATGGAGGAGTTTAGTAGACCATGGGACAACTTGGTGAGCTGTGAAGGCATAAGAACAACATGGAATATCAGCAATACAATGAAACACAAAACAAGCCATGTTGAATTAATGAATGTGATGTACTCTTACACAGCAATGATATAAAATCATTATATTGCATTATATATGCAGGACTCCCTTGCAAAAGAGACCTTAgtctcaatgggactccctgttaaaataaataaatatcaaaTCAGAAACAATGACGGTAGAAGgacaatataaaaaaatatgctaTCATAGAGGTGGACACTATGAGATGTTTGATGAAAAGAGGTCATAATAAAGAACTTACTGGAACTCTGTTGGGTACCAAAGTGCAGCTCTAGATCGagatacttcaccatgtcactcAGCTTGTCATAGTCAGGGTCCTCTCCAAGCTAAGTCAGACAAAGTATCTGTCAATACATTTCTtaacacaacaaaaacaacaataacaacaacaaacagtACTGAGTCCAGGTTCCCGGGGTAGTATAATAGACTCCACACGTACCTGTCCCCAGATGGTCCCCTCAGAGTTCTCCACCTGCTCCCAGCGTAGCCTCTTGACACTCATGTGGTTGGTGTCCCCAGCACAGGGACTGGAATTGGGCAGTGGAGGCGGGTCGCAGGGGGGGCGGCAGTGGTGGAGGGGGCGGTGGGGGCACCTTGTGTTTCTGGAGTTCTGACACTGAGATGGGGGTCTCGTAGGTCTGTGAGTGAGGGGGCTGGGGAGGGTAACTCTGGGGCTGGGACAGGTGAGGGGCCTGGGGGGGCAGGCTGTGGCTCAGCTGGGGCTGGTAGGGTTGGTGGTGAAGCTGGTGGTGCCTCTGGAGGGCGAGCTGGCTTTGCCTGTTGAGCTGAGGGGAGGGCTGGGGACACAGGATGGGCTGGGTCAGGGGCTGAGGCTGGCTGGTCTGGCGGGGCAGGTTCCTGGGGCGAGAGGGCTGGGGAGAGTAGCAAGGGGCCAGTGGGAGAGTCATCTGGGTCGCTTGGTGGTGGAAACGGCCCTGTAGCTCATCCTTGGTCGGCAGCACCTTGTGTATGGTCGGTCTGTTGTACGTGAAGGCCCGTGGAGCGGGCGGGGGAGGGGGGATGATTGGGTGCTGCGGCTGGAAGGCCATGCGCGCCCGGGGGATATGTTCGGGGGAAAAGTGAGAGAGGACCGGGGTAATGGGGAGGGGGTCGGAGAAGCCGAATGGTGGCGGAGGTAGGGGGGTGGGGAAGGGCGGAGGCGGCGGGGCGCTCTGGGGGGGCGGGGGGATGGGGATGTGTTCGGAGCCGGAGGAGTAGGTGAGGGAGGTGGCGTCATCGTTGCTGCTGAGGTCCTCACTGCTGGCACTGCTCAGCTGGCGGGGGAGGTAGCTCACTTCCTGCTCATCCTGGAAACTCATCTGGACACAGCAGATAATCATCAATCTCACACTTTATAATCAGACACACCATGTCATCTGATTTACATCTTATAACCTTATACAGTGTTCAGAAACCTTACAATCAGACGCACACATACTGTATAATCTGATGGTCACTTTATCACGGTATGCATCCTGAATAGTCTGCACAAACCTTATAATCAACTTTTATTGTACGGCGATAATGTATGTAATCTTTTCCAACTCCATAAATACTGTATCTGTTGACACAATAACAACTTCACATACTGTACCGTCTGTATCCTATTCATAAACATTGTATTTACTACACTGTAGATTCTCTAATAATTTGTTGTACATAACAGTTTCTTCACACAATGACACTACTGTAGGCACGGATGGCCTGTTGGCGAATTTGATTTGGTATCATTAACATTTCACACCAATTCTCCAGGAGTCTCTTGGGGCTCACATTGTCTAATTGTGACTCTGGCTCTCTCACCTCCTCATAGTGACTATCTCTTCATATATTGTCTCGGTCTCTCGCCTCCTCATAGTGACCATCTCTTCatatactgtctctgtctctcacctccTCATAGTCGTTCTCTCCAGGGAGGAAGTTGTCCACCAGAGTGACACGGTGTCCCAGCTGTTCACTCAGAGCGTCCAGGAACCTGTCTGTGTCCCTGCTCCGGGGCGGTCTGGAGAAGGTAAAGAGCTTCCTGCGTCTGGACAGGGGGCTGGTGGGGTCGTCAGAGTGCTGGGGAGACGGAGGGGGGCTCTCCAGGCTCACGTAAGGGTTGGAGTCAGCGCTGCCGGGAGACGGGATGGTTCCCTCATGATAGAACTCATACAGAGGGTCAGGCAGAGGCTCCTTCCATGTCAGAGACAGACCTGATTTACGGTTCCCTGTGGGGGGAGAAGAAACACTGCATTATTTCAAAGATGTCTAACAGAGGACTTTGTGACTCAGCGTTTTATTTGGTTTAAATAAAACTTGACCCACATGTGGCAGCTGTTTGTTCAATTTACTCTAAAGAAGTCTCTTTAAACCACATGGGTTCCATCTTAAATGATCTTATTTGTCATCCTTAAAGCGAGCATGAGTGACAACGTTAATGGCGATGTTGTTGTAACCATTATGATATGCTGACCATTGGCTTCAAGTGGTTGCCATGTCaatggtgtgtgtgagtgggtgtgtgtgtgtctgtgttacctGTGCTACCTTGACTGAGGGAGGAGCGAGCAGGAGACTGGCCATAGGCGTCAGTCTGTCCCAGCTCCTGAAAGTCTGGTAGGGTCAGTGGAGAGCAACGACTGTGACTCTGTTGCATGGCCTTCATGGCACTCTTCCCTGTGTACACACTCTCCAGCTCTGTGTACACTCCTGCCATCTAGGGGTCGTAGGGGGTGTGAGCAGGACATTAGCACAAAGCACTGGGAACGGTTTATCACAAGGTCTGCTTATAAACTCTTTATGAATCATTACTAGATAGTTTGTTAACCTTGAGTAAAAATCCTAAACAACATGCGTCATATTTGtcttttttaaaatgttaacATACTGTAACTATGTAATACTATTTACAGACTGTTCATGAGCAGACGTCCAGATAAAGTGTTTCCAAAAGCACTGGTAAAAGCATTGGAGTACAGCAGAGACATGTAGGTATTTATCTTTATAAATAAATAGATGGCTCTGGTGTACAACCATAATTAGCACCACTGGCTCTGCATGGCTGACCATTGTGTTGCAGTTTTATACCCACGTGATTCAGGTCAGGGGACTCTGGGAAGGAGGTGCCGTCTCCACActgtctctctccaggtgtcccaATCCCACTCCCTGGTGCATCCACATGAATCCCTGCGTCCACATGAAGGACAGGGACAAACTGTCATGAGGATCCACCTCCTCTCAAGcccagagaggaggggagacagcagGAGACAGCAGGATGAATCATAATGTACTTAACAGCATGGAGAAGCAACAGAGACCTAGTGCATTTTGACAACTGTGGGCTAGATACTAACTTGAGATTTACTGTACACTACACAGTACACCTGTAATTTGAATTTCTGCGCAAATCTCCCATTGGCGTCAATGTGTGGTTTATGCTAAATTCCAAGTTACTGTAGGCATTtctcaagttaggatttggcCCTATGAGACTAGAGATGGGCTTAATGCAATACTAGGCTTGGATAGATATTCCCTGTTAGAAGCAGCAAGTCAACCCTCAGCCCTGGAGTGGCTGGTTGAGAGGAAACCCTTCCAATCAAGGATAAGGACAAAGAGTTGCTGAGCTGATCACATTCGTACCCATTCCCAGGTGTGTTCCGATGATGCAGTCGTCAGAGCTCCTCTCCCGTACGGGGCCTCTGTAGGAGGTACCTGACACACGCACTGAGCTGCTCCTCCTGTGGTGCTCCTGTCCTGCACCTGGCTCTGGCTCAGGCTCTgctgctgtacacacacacaaacacacagagaaagagagagaagaattaGAATTAATTAGAATGACATGAGGAAATATCTAAGAACATCCCACCACACTGAACAATAAATATATTCTCTAGTCATCAGCTATTTTCATTGTAATATCTAGCTGTCTAAGTTTTTGCCTCTGCCAAGCCTTGCCTGTAAAGATGCAAAGCAATCTTCCactatgaaagacaaaacattttataaaaatCTAAACCGGTGAGAGCATAACCAAACAGAGACCCCACTTCTAACTCAACTCACTCACACGCAACAGACCCAACCAAGCAGGCAGAGAGATGTGGCTAATGGCTAACCCACCTGCGGTCTTGAAGCCCAGGAAGCGTGAGATCTTGCTCTGACAGTGTTCCTGCTCCTCGTAGGTCAGCAGCTGGTAGATGAACTGCCAGATCACCTGTTTGGCTGGAGTGTCCAACACCGGGAACACATCAACAATCAGGGTGTCCACGTTCCTGAACATTTACAATGACAAAGTCACCATTTTAGATACTTCTGAACAGCTCAGACAAATAATCAAAATCTGACTTTTTTGTTGCTACAATAAAAGTATTTTAAAACatgctaaaataaaaataaataaaaactcaaGCACACTGGTAATCTTCATTCTTTATTAATTTAATAGATATTTTAACCAATGTTTTATCAGGAGGTACAACTCATTATCTGAGGTACAACTCAACTCCTACCGGTGTGCTGGagtttttcttctttttattattaagaatacttttttccccatgcACCTGGTAGCTTGTTAACGTGTGCAAGTTTACTTTCTCAGACATGCTAAAATAAAAGTATCAAAAGAAAATCCTACTTTCGAAAAGGTTTATTGCTATTCAGTAACGTTGATAGGGAATTTGTCTTGGTGACTCTTTGATTCTGTACTCTGTAAAATAACATGTATTGCTTTAGATTAGACAAGTTTACCATTATATAATGTATAGAATTATAGAATTTACATTTAGTGCATGTAATAAGATGTAATGAACCATATTAGGATTCAAGCAGATTATTGAGGGGTAGGATGTTATTTGGCAGGGAACTGTCAGATTATGAGAGGAGTTTCTCTTTTAGGGTAGGTCAACATAAAATGTATGTAATATTTACTATTGATGTGTGAGGCATTTCAAACGAATAAatcataattcctgacatttgaaaatagattctctctctctctctctctctctctctctctctctctctctctctctctctctctctctctctctctcacctgtgttGGAAGAAGGTCTCCAGGGCCTTGCAGATGGTGTATCTCTCCTGTACGGTGAGCAGGTGATCCAGCTGCTGGCTAAAGGTGCGTCCGTGGACCTTGATGCTGGGGGGGAGGATCTCAGCCACCCACTGCAGGGAGCTGAGGGGGACCGGGGAGCGGGACCTTGGGGCCACGGAAGGGGACAGGCCTGGGGAAGTGTCCTCCTGGTCCCCCTGGTCAGAGAGGGAGTAACCAGAGGGGCCGCTTTCCACCACCAGGGTGGGAATGGCCCCACTGCCCTGCAGCATGGACACCACCTTCTCATGGGAACAGTTCCTGaagactcatacacacacacacagtcactgtcAGTACTAATATCAACGTAGACACGATCTTGCAAGGCTGTTGTCATTGGACCAGCTCCTAGAGACACTGAAAGGTACAGAGAGTTATGATCTACAGTATTCAGTACTGCACGCTACTACTCACCCATGTGACCCCTGGTTTACATGGTTTCTAGGGTGGTATAATGAGGTATTTGTGGGTGATACTGTGGGTGATATTGTGCTATGGGCGGTGAAATATTGACAGAGCCCTCCTGAGCAAATGTGATTCCAGCCAGGCTGTGTTCTAATGTGCACTCCCACACTTCTTCATGTTCAGAATAAAAAGGAATAATAAGTAAGTTTAAAGGGCGTAAAAGGACTTCCCACAATCATTTTCTCAAATACCATTCCACACACACATCCACGCATGTgcgtgcacacagacacacaccagccCACTTATCAGGTTGACTCACTCTCCTGTGAGCATCATAAGGTAAGGTCATAACAGGTCTCTGTACCTCATGTCCAGCCCATTGAGGAAAAGGATGCGGTCGCCTGGTTTGAGACCACAGTCTTCAGCAGGGCTGTCTgaagagagacagggggatgagagtcagagagaaaaggagggaagaCACATAACAATCCATGATGATATGCAAAACAGAACATTTATAAAAGCCTCATTAATCAAATCAGTATGTAATATTTGACTGATGTTGTTTTTATGTACCATGTGTTGTCTTGGGTTATGCCGGTAGCCCTTTAGGAACCAATTTAGCATAATATTATCTATCATTCTTAAGTAGGTGTACAGTACCACATGGCCATGCAGGCTCTCTGACATGAGACAGTGTGTTCTTATGGATGCCTGTACATCACGATCTTATCTCATCCACCCACAGCATCTCCATCTACAGCCGTCCTCATAAGGCCTAGCCCACTGAGTCAGTGAGTAACTTACTGCTGGCCTCTGCTCAGATCTGTAGCGGGTGGACGGCatcatacacactcactcactcactcctccccCGCCTCAGCCCTGACAAAGATGAGCATCCGGTAAACCCCATATTATTATACTCTGGtacaacatttgacattttagtcatttagcagacacttatccagagcaacttaaaggagcaattggagttaagtgccttgctcaagggcacatcaacagatttttaaactagtcagcttggggagtcaaaccagcgacctttcggttactggcccaatgctcttaaccactagactACCTGCTGCCCCAACCTCTGCATTTACAGCAGAACATCTCTCCATCACAGCACACAGCAACATCCACATCCATCCATGTATTCATCCTCCTCTTATCCCAGTCTCTTTACAATCCCTGACCACTTCCCTTATCCCCTTAAACGGCccttaaacaaacaaaaacaacaataaaAGCATCACCCAGCATGACTGTACTGTCTGTCTTATTGTACAGTGGATGGATGTTGGAAACTGTGTAcgtaacaaatacaatttgatttgattagttagTGACTCAGAGACACGCCTCCACCTCctgacacatactgtatattcaggTTAACACCCCTCTAGATCAGATCACCCCAACAACAAccccaactactgaccacagcatCCCCAACACCTAATAACCTCCACTACTGATCACAGCATCCCCAACACCTAACAACCTCCACTACTGACCACAGCATCCCAAACACCTAACAACCTCCACTACTGAACACAGCATCCCCAACACCTAACAACCTCCACTACTGATCACAGCATCCCCAACACCTAACAACCTCCACTACTGACCACAGCATCCCCAACACCTAACAACCTCCACTACTGATCACAGCATCCCAAACACCTAACAACCTCCAATACTGACAACAGCATCCCAAACACCTAACAACCTCCACTACTGATCACAGCATCCCAAACACCTAACAACCTCCACTACTGACCACTGCATCCCAAACACCTAACAACCTCCACTACTGATCACAGCATCCCCAACACCTAACAACCTCCACTACTGATCACAGCATCCCAAACACCTAACAACCTCCACTACTgatcagagcatcccaaacacctAACAACCTCCACTACTGACCACTGCATCCCAAACACCTAACAACCTCCACTACTGATCACTGCATCCCAAACACCTAACAACCTCCACTACTGATCACAGCATCCCAAACACCTAACAACCTCCACTAATGACCACAGCATCCCAAACACCTAACAACCTCCACTACTGATCACAGCATCCCAAACACCTAACAACCCCCACTACTGATCACAGCATCCTCGACACCTATCAACCCCCACTACTGACAACAGCATCCCAAACACCTAACACCCACTACTGACTACAGCATCCCCAACACCCAACAACACCCACCTGATACCAGCCCAGTACAATACGGTGTTACccaacacaaaacatataacATCATCCAGCCAACACACCACATAGAGAAGTGTAATCAGCAGGTCGTCATAACTTACCTGGGATGACAGAATCGATACAGACAGGGGCATGGCCCCTCAGGGTGAACCCAAAACTCTTCTTCCCTCTGTAAACCCTTACTGTCCTGGGGGGAGCACGGAGGCTGAGGGAACATTTCAAAGCCTGTATTATTTTCTGTCAGAACATACATTTGTATAAATTTTTACAGTAGAGTAGTAAAATATATGGTTTTAACAATATAGTTGTAATTACATTACTACCTTTGTTGTGTACTGATATTTTATCAATGGGCTTTCAACCGCTTTCAAATGTATTTATCAAGTACTACTGGGTGCGTAGAATAGCCTATCGTTCTCAACAGTAAATAACAATTCTACAGGGATTTCAAATTATCATGCCCACATCATACTGTCTGTTATGTAACTTGAATCTCGCCAACTAGaaataaaacaacaaaggaaTGTGAATGAGTAAAAAAGAAACAGTAGCTAGTGTGTCCAGTAGGAATACCACATAACAGGTATAATTTCCAGCTCAGACAGTGATGCCTCTGTTCCCTGGCTCCCACTAAGAAGCATTTCCATCAAAGACTGGGATGGAGATATCACAGTTGCCATGGAAACTACTCAAGGCAACATCATAAGATATGAACAGAGGTCCATAAAgcagaagaaggagaagagaggaaaccgGTAAAATCCGTTCTTTGATTGTCTTTATGCTTGTTATGTAATATTGGGACAGATGAGAACATTTTAAATGGGTTTTTAgagtactgtactgtgctatatGTACAGAGACACAAAGGGTAGACTCAGCACTGCAAAGCACTAGAGACAAGAAACTGGTGGGATAGAAAAGGTGAAGGAAACAGAtctcatctctcccctcatctACCATTTGTCCTTTATATACATCAGTACCATTCCATAACCCAAGAAACAGCACAGAAGAGGAGCTAAAAACATGGACTTGAGTCTACTGCAAAGTATATCTGTAAAACTGGAATGGAGTGAGCTACTGTATGGCTTAGAGCTGAGCCTGCTGTGTGGTTCGACTGTTTACTGACTTTCTGAGTCATAATCTTAATTCCTCCAAGGTATTATCGGTTGGACACTGATAGCTATAATCGTTGTGTGTTGTTATAATATTAGGTGAGTAATAAGACTCATTCAATGGTTAACAGAAACTGTTCCCTAATCAACAGTATCAGGTGCTTCCAAATCATCTATCAACAAACAACACATTTAAACATTTAGAAAATTACCCAGCGGGTTGgaacatttatttttaaaatgtcaTTCAGTAGTAATTTTTAATCCAATATATGTCCATTATCTCCTGCTCCAACCACACAAACAGCATATTctaaatattctctctctctcaggtgagtgGGAGTCATAGCTAAATACCCCATACTGTATACTAACCTCTGATTGGCTCCTGATTGATGCACAGGTATGCCCGACATAGACTTCctgtaccccctctctcctctctcctttccccctccGTCCTCCCCGGGGTCCCGGGGTACTGAGCTGGCCCGTTTGGAGCCGTGGTGGCGGTCGGGGTGGTCCTCGCTGCGGCTACGTCTCAGACGGCCCTGCTGGCCCGGCACGCTGATGCTCTTACTGCGACAGATCCTCTGGATCAGGCTCTGGGAAACGGCCTCGTCAAACCGCTGCCGGTGCTTCTTGGGGATGAAGATCCTGGTGAACATGGTGAGAGAGGGACCAGCATGTGAGAGGAAGGGAAAGtagggggaggggtggaggggtggagaggtggagtggtGGAGTTCCCCCTGGATCTAAGGGGCTACCACCAGGTAGACCTCAGAAGTCACCCCTCAACAGTCTGTCACCTCTGCCCAGAACAAGAGGTAAGAGAGGAATCAGAGATGATGAAGACAGAGATTATGTAGATCTCCAGAGATCTCCGGGAACCAGAAGGTGTTACTAGATACCTCAGCAGTCTGTGTCAACTCTGGTGCCCAAAACCGCACCACACATACCAAAGCCCTGGTCTGAGATTCAGAGGAAAAAGTCAGAGCTAGAACTGAGAATAAAGCATCCAGGTTGGAGAAGAAAATTCATGCAGCTGAATACAAATCACTGTTGACTTGGTGAAAGAGAATCATCATAAAACATACTTAGAAATCCATAGATTGacgaaaaacaaaacaaacgcaCTTCTTCTAAAAAGTCGCTGTCTTTCCATTTAGTCGCTGTAGTCCATGGATAAAGAAGAGAAGGGAAGGTTTGATGGATAGCGAGAAAGAGGGCGAGATATATCTATAGAGACAGTCAGTGAGGCAGCCGTCTGTGCAGTGGCGTCATTTGCTACAGTGTGGATTCACTCTGCTGCAGCTTGAGATACCAATACAGCAACAGCAAAGGTGTGGGAGTAAGCAATAAGCTGTATTActctatcacctctctctccctctcttgctctctctttctcgctatcATCcctcagtgccttgcaaaagtatt contains:
- the grid2ipb gene encoding LOW QUALITY PROTEIN: delphilin (The sequence of the model RefSeq protein was modified relative to this genomic sequence to represent the inferred CDS: deleted 1 base in 1 codon); translated protein: MKKFLQNKKGRYSFRNQNKPAVPRYPSKDDFIAMPTSNQGWPEEFGFQLGGSGPSYILSVEEGSSAYLAGLQPGDQVLEIEGQNVCTLGFQAVIAIAQTQRNIPPSIGVVSRIQQMDITPGPDGRFGFTIVGDCPLLVEDCSPCSPAGRGGLRAGDYVMEVNGIPVRQHEMAAALIKASQGRTLRLGVLCLGPRRKVRSSENMDEIQPEGDGMRTDRKHKALEFNRKIDQILGEEPEVKEKLFAVLKQYAAEKKVDWLASVLPDILTTDEQQTLIGHIRIFIPKKHRQRFDEAVSQSLIQRICRSKSISVPGQQGRLRRSRSEDHPDRHHGSKRASSVPRDPGEDGGGKERGERGYRKSMSGIPVHQSGANQSLRAPPRTVRVYRGKKSFGFTLRGHAPVCIDSVIPDSPAEDCGLKPGDRILFLNGLDMRNCSHEKVVSMLQGSGAIPTLVVESGPSGYSLSDQGDQEDTSPGLSPSVAPRSRSPVPLSSLQWVAEILPPSIKVHGRTFSQQLDHLLTVQERYTICKALETFFQHRNVDTLIVDVFPVLDTPAKQVIWQFIYQLLTYEEQEHCQSKISRFLGFKTAAAEPEPEPGAGQEHHRRSSSVRVSGTSYRGPVRERSSDDCIIGTHLGMGIHVDAPGSGIGTPGERQCGDGTSFPESPDLNHMAGVYTELESVYTGKSAMKAMQQSHSRCSPLTLPDFQELGQTDAYGQSPARSSLSQGSTGNRKSGLSLTWKEPLPDPLYEFYHEGTIPSPGSADSNPYVSLESPPPSPQHSDDPTSPLSRRRKLFTFSRPPRSRDTDRFLDALSEQLGHRVTLVDNFLPGENDYEEMSFQDEQEVSYLPRQLSSASSEDLSSNDDATSLTYSSGSEHIPIPPPPQSAPPPPPFPTPLPPPPFGFSDPLPITPVLSHFSPEHIPRARMAFQPQHPIIPPPPPAPRAFTYNRPTIHKVLPTKDELQGRFHHQATQMTLPLAPCYSPQPSRPRNLPRQTSQPQPLTQPILCPQPSPQLNRQSQLALQRHHQLHHQPYQPQLSHSLPPQAPHLSQPQSYPPQPPHSQTYETPISVSELQKHKVPPPPPPPLPPPCDPPPLPNSSPCAGDTNHMSVKRLRWEQVENSEGTIWGQLGEDPDYDKLSDMVKYLDLELHFGTQQSSKPVFLPESFKKKDVVEILSYKKAYNASILIAHLKLSPGELRKVLMTMTTDRLEPAHIKQLLLYAPDDQEVKQYQRFDQDSAKLSDPDQFVLQMLMVPEYKTRLRSLHFKTTLQEKTEEMKAGYECIYKASVELRSSKKLAKILEFVLAMGNYLNNGQPKTNKTTGFKINFLTELSTTKTVDGKSTFLHILAKSLCQHFPELLNFARDLTTVPLAAKVNQRVLTAELGDLHSTIQDIRTACQMIPATAEDHFAAVMSGFLENSHPAVQSLDSLQLRAMDEFTKVASYFGEDSKATSTEAFFAIFAEFTSKFERALNETQATENPCSPRVASPLAW